In Thiospirochaeta perfilievii, a single window of DNA contains:
- a CDS encoding AraC family transcriptional regulator, translated as MIIKDAFFVYQLSYTTDVEWHNRLHSHPENEYELHYFLQGEGTFKTGQTVYNISRGSLFLTQPHEIHSIKSTNISRPLTYYAILIKTEDSDEEIKKLLDSDLKNSNYYKIGTNYRFFFEELKDHGLSNSRNLQRAANYQLLSFLYKLNESPYEVNLGENESIHIEKALMIMQNSVFQELTLGELAEKLNLTDSYFIRLFKKKMKTTPMKYYTKLKIEAASSMLVSSTELIYEISTKLRFYSEFHFSKVFKAHTGFSPRQYRKEYRELV; from the coding sequence ATGATCATAAAAGATGCTTTTTTTGTTTACCAGTTAAGTTACACAACTGATGTGGAGTGGCATAACAGGCTCCACTCACACCCTGAAAATGAGTATGAATTACACTATTTTCTCCAGGGGGAAGGGACTTTTAAAACTGGGCAGACAGTTTACAATATTTCTAGAGGGTCTCTATTTTTAACTCAGCCCCATGAGATACACTCAATAAAAAGTACAAATATTTCTAGACCATTAACTTACTATGCAATACTTATTAAGACTGAAGATAGTGATGAAGAGATTAAAAAGCTACTGGATAGTGATTTAAAAAATAGTAACTATTATAAGATAGGAACAAATTACCGTTTCTTTTTTGAAGAGTTAAAGGATCATGGACTCTCTAATAGTCGAAACCTGCAAAGGGCAGCCAATTATCAACTTTTATCATTTTTATATAAGTTAAATGAGAGTCCCTATGAGGTCAATCTAGGAGAGAATGAGAGTATTCATATTGAAAAAGCGCTTATGATTATGCAGAATAGTGTTTTTCAGGAATTGACACTAGGGGAGCTAGCTGAAAAACTAAACCTAACTGACTCCTATTTTATTAGGTTATTTAAAAAGAAGATGAAAACAACACCAATGAAGTATTATACTAAGCTTAAAATTGAAGCTGCTTCTTCGATGTTGGTTTCATCTACAGAATTGATATATGAAATTTCTACAAAGCTACGTTTTTATTCAGAATTCCATTTTAGTAAGGTTTTTAAAGCCCACACTGGTTTCTCCCCAAGACAGTATAGAAAAGAGTATCGAGAGTTAGTTTAA
- a CDS encoding GntR family transcriptional regulator — protein MDLKYKQVIDYLLRYFSVERYKEGDKLPTESSLMKELCVGRNTIRKAITEMEVDGIVIRKQGSGTFYIGHKEEGVSKGGLVGLANFSGLGYIYPQIIRGIEDALYEEGFSLVVATNNMDSLRNISSLKMVLDQGVKGLIMDLSRNIDGEIETPAMELVRSVGIPVTTTHWSGYSENFSTVALDDEHGGYKAVKFLIDNGHRNIGIIYKSGVQAGILRYEGYVRALKEAGIPLNEEFISTFNEDIDGLDIEEYGVFCTNELLERTGNKLTAIFYFNDLIAIEGYKAINQYGLNIPDDISVIGFDNYITGASISPPLTTLDHPKEDLGYWAAKFLVNEIRGQNSTHPKKLIFEPSLIIRESVKKI, from the coding sequence ATGGATCTTAAATATAAACAAGTTATTGATTACCTTTTAAGGTATTTTTCTGTAGAAAGATATAAGGAAGGAGATAAATTACCAACAGAGTCCTCCCTTATGAAGGAATTATGTGTTGGGCGTAATACTATTAGAAAAGCAATCACTGAAATGGAAGTCGATGGAATTGTTATAAGAAAACAGGGTAGTGGAACTTTTTATATTGGACATAAAGAAGAGGGTGTATCGAAGGGAGGATTAGTTGGATTAGCTAATTTTTCTGGTTTGGGTTATATTTATCCTCAAATAATAAGAGGGATAGAGGATGCTCTTTATGAAGAGGGGTTCTCTTTGGTTGTGGCTACTAATAATATGGATTCATTAAGAAATATATCTTCATTAAAGATGGTCTTAGACCAGGGGGTCAAGGGCCTTATTATGGATCTCTCTAGAAATATTGATGGGGAAATTGAAACTCCCGCAATGGAATTAGTACGATCAGTTGGTATTCCTGTTACTACTACTCATTGGTCAGGTTACTCTGAAAATTTTTCCACAGTGGCTTTAGATGATGAACATGGCGGGTACAAAGCTGTTAAATTCCTAATTGATAATGGACACAGAAATATCGGTATAATTTACAAATCCGGTGTCCAGGCAGGAATACTTAGATATGAAGGTTATGTTAGGGCATTAAAGGAGGCAGGAATCCCATTAAATGAGGAATTTATATCAACATTTAATGAAGATATAGACGGTTTAGATATTGAAGAGTATGGAGTCTTTTGTACAAATGAACTTTTAGAAAGAACAGGTAATAAATTAACAGCAATATTTTATTTTAATGACCTAATCGCCATTGAGGGATACAAGGCTATAAACCAATACGGTTTAAATATTCCTGATGATATATCAGTAATAGGCTTTGATAATTATATTACAGGGGCATCCATTTCTCCTCCTTTAACCACTTTAGATCATCCAAAAGAAGATTTGGGATATTGGGCTGCAAAGTTTTTAGTAAATGAGATAAGAGGCCAAAATAGTACCCACCCCAAAAAGCTTATTTTTGAACCTAGCTTGATTATTAGAGAAAGTGTAAAGAAGATTTAG
- a CDS encoding glycoside hydrolase family 52 protein, with the protein MSIFFNAFHAPLGAHSSFTLGCKGRSGGLGLEMGTPACENVYIGLENRDNEKFKLLPFFEYEESESYRYDHDSTLNDEDKKNESFISVFKDSSISRDFKTGSDTWSAEDLTFKILSAPVTAVDPTTSSVEEQMFTYCPGVLVELIIDNRECSKERKAVFGYTPRNSTDSLNIIHDLPLGYKGLAKGRSTGIFTNDKDAIPASGFSAEDIIKEEIRENYNFGLGTTGLLQFKVPPKSKKSFKIAITFFRDGIVTSGEETSYWYSRFFKTISSVGIYALNNFNKYKQLTADIDKDFDSPKLNSAQRFQLAHSIRSYFGSTQLLDWDNSPFWVVNEGEYRMMNTFDLTVDQIFFELKQNPWTVKNELDMFVKRYSYVDKLHFPGEENIYDGGISFTHDMGRENHISRPEYSTYEQFGLKGCFSHMTHEQLINWVLCGALYIKKTGDINWLKDNKVIFEACLDSMLQRDNPDPKKRNGIMSLDSSRTLNGAEITTYDSLDESLGQSRNNLYMAVKSWAAYISMETLLDGLRSVTCKEQAVKAAITIESHFNNEGYIPAIMGESCDSKIIPAIEGLVFPYYLGMFESVSETGQYGSLIKVLKEHFNNVLKKGICLYNDNGWKLSSSADNSWLSKIYLCQYVAREILDIKTPATGVDADNAHMMWLLKKENLPYAWSDQMKSGVAHGSLYYPRGVTSILWLDEA; encoded by the coding sequence ATGAGTATTTTTTTCAATGCCTTTCATGCCCCATTAGGAGCCCATTCGAGTTTTACCCTAGGGTGCAAAGGTAGGTCTGGAGGATTAGGTCTAGAAATGGGAACCCCCGCCTGTGAAAATGTATATATAGGTTTAGAAAATAGGGATAATGAAAAATTTAAGCTACTTCCATTTTTTGAATATGAAGAGAGTGAGAGCTATAGATATGATCATGATTCTACTCTTAATGATGAAGATAAAAAAAATGAATCATTCATCTCTGTTTTTAAGGACAGCTCCATATCTCGGGATTTTAAAACAGGAAGCGATACATGGTCAGCAGAAGATCTAACATTTAAAATCTTATCCGCACCTGTAACTGCTGTAGATCCTACGACCAGTAGTGTCGAGGAACAGATGTTTACATACTGTCCAGGAGTTTTGGTTGAATTAATTATTGATAATAGGGAATGCTCCAAGGAGAGAAAGGCCGTTTTTGGTTACACCCCAAGAAATAGTACCGACTCTCTAAATATTATTCATGACCTTCCATTAGGATATAAGGGACTTGCAAAGGGAAGGAGTACAGGGATTTTTACAAACGATAAAGATGCAATCCCCGCTTCTGGATTCTCTGCAGAAGATATTATAAAAGAAGAGATTAGAGAAAACTACAACTTTGGACTAGGAACAACAGGATTGTTACAGTTTAAGGTTCCTCCAAAAAGCAAGAAATCATTTAAAATAGCTATAACTTTTTTTAGGGATGGGATTGTTACTTCTGGAGAAGAGACATCCTACTGGTATAGCAGATTTTTCAAAACAATCAGTAGTGTTGGTATTTACGCACTTAATAATTTTAATAAGTACAAACAGCTAACAGCAGATATTGATAAAGATTTTGACTCCCCAAAACTAAATAGTGCCCAAAGATTCCAGTTAGCCCACTCTATAAGAAGTTACTTTGGTTCAACCCAACTGCTAGATTGGGATAATAGTCCATTCTGGGTTGTAAATGAGGGTGAATATAGAATGATGAATACCTTCGATTTAACAGTGGATCAAATATTTTTTGAATTAAAACAAAATCCATGGACGGTTAAAAACGAACTGGATATGTTTGTAAAAAGATATAGTTATGTAGATAAGCTACACTTCCCAGGGGAAGAGAATATTTATGATGGAGGCATTAGCTTTACCCACGATATGGGTAGAGAAAATCATATATCAAGGCCTGAGTACTCGACTTATGAGCAGTTTGGACTTAAGGGTTGCTTCTCCCATATGACCCATGAACAACTAATAAACTGGGTATTATGTGGGGCCCTCTATATAAAAAAAACGGGGGATATTAATTGGCTTAAAGATAATAAGGTAATTTTCGAAGCCTGCCTTGATTCAATGTTACAAAGAGATAATCCTGACCCCAAAAAGAGAAATGGAATAATGTCTCTAGATAGTTCAAGAACACTTAATGGGGCTGAAATTACAACATATGATAGTTTAGACGAGTCCCTTGGACAGTCTAGAAACAATCTATATATGGCTGTAAAGTCATGGGCTGCATATATATCAATGGAAACGTTACTTGATGGATTAAGATCAGTAACATGTAAGGAACAGGCTGTTAAAGCTGCAATTACTATAGAGTCTCATTTTAATAATGAAGGTTATATTCCAGCTATTATGGGAGAGAGCTGTGACTCTAAAATTATTCCAGCTATTGAGGGATTAGTTTTCCCATACTATCTAGGAATGTTTGAGAGTGTCTCAGAAACAGGGCAATATGGTTCTCTAATAAAGGTTTTAAAAGAGCATTTTAATAACGTTTTAAAAAAGGGAATATGTTTATACAATGATAATGGATGGAAACTATCTAGCTCAGCAGATAACTCCTGGTTATCAAAAATTTATCTTTGTCAGTATGTTGCTAGGGAAATTTTAGACATTAAGACTCCTGCCACAGGAGTTGACGCTGATAATGCCCATATGATGTGGTTGTTAAAAAAGGAGAATCTACCATATGCATGGAGTGACCAGATGAAGTCAGGAGTTGCCCATGGAAGTCTATACTACCCTAGAGGAGTTACATCGATATTATGGTTAGACGAGGCGTAG
- the xylB gene encoding xylulokinase, translated as MKTLIGIDNGTQSTKVLFFDVEKKEIVATASAPHKLISREDGSREQEASWWIDAAVKAFNQIDDKIKKSAIAVGVSGQQHGFVPLDKDGKVLSPVKLWCDTSTGEQCNTINSRVGGIDEIISKAGNPVYAGYTASKILWLKENHPDIYKKMATILLPHDYLNYVLTGNLVMEYGDASGTALLDVRKRVWSKEVVEALDSDRDLMEALPKLVEAHEPAGYVTKEASKLFGIPQGILVSSGGGDNMIAAIGTGVVSDGVMTMSLGTSGTLYGYSDKPVIDKDGNIAAFCSSTGGYLPLLCTMNCTVSTEIMRKLLSIEVSEIDDIASQSEAGSGGLITLPFFNGERTPNLPNGKGTLVGMDMENVTPSNILRSSMEAAILGMRYGLDSFKKLGFKPKEIILTGGGSKSLVWRQIAADIMNTTIVVTDNSEAGALGAAIQALWALNHKEGGEKDIQKLVKDYLTSKNELRYKPGIDVAKYNEVYKNYIKYLETLSVVFK; from the coding sequence ATGAAAACATTAATTGGAATTGATAATGGGACACAGAGTACAAAAGTTCTGTTCTTTGACGTAGAAAAAAAAGAGATAGTAGCTACTGCATCAGCTCCACATAAACTGATAAGTAGAGAGGATGGATCAAGGGAACAGGAAGCTTCTTGGTGGATAGATGCTGCAGTAAAGGCCTTTAATCAAATTGATGATAAAATAAAAAAAAGTGCCATAGCTGTAGGAGTTTCAGGTCAGCAACACGGTTTTGTTCCCCTTGATAAAGATGGAAAGGTATTAAGTCCAGTAAAACTATGGTGTGATACTTCCACCGGAGAACAATGTAATACTATAAATAGTAGGGTTGGTGGAATTGATGAGATTATATCTAAGGCAGGAAACCCAGTATATGCCGGTTATACAGCATCAAAGATTTTATGGCTTAAAGAGAACCATCCAGACATATATAAAAAAATGGCAACAATACTTCTACCCCACGACTACCTTAATTATGTTTTAACTGGCAATCTGGTAATGGAGTATGGTGATGCTTCAGGTACTGCGTTATTAGATGTTAGAAAAAGAGTTTGGAGTAAAGAGGTAGTAGAAGCCCTTGATAGTGATAGAGATTTAATGGAAGCTCTACCAAAACTAGTTGAGGCCCATGAGCCAGCTGGTTATGTAACAAAAGAAGCATCTAAACTCTTTGGAATTCCCCAGGGCATTTTAGTATCCTCAGGGGGTGGGGATAATATGATTGCAGCAATAGGAACTGGAGTTGTATCCGATGGTGTAATGACCATGAGTCTTGGAACTTCTGGAACTCTATACGGTTACTCTGATAAACCAGTTATTGATAAAGATGGGAATATTGCAGCATTTTGCTCATCTACAGGGGGATACCTGCCACTACTGTGTACAATGAACTGTACAGTCTCCACTGAAATAATGAGAAAATTATTAAGCATTGAGGTTTCTGAAATTGATGATATTGCAAGCCAAAGTGAGGCTGGTAGTGGAGGCCTAATAACACTCCCCTTCTTTAATGGAGAGAGGACACCAAATCTACCCAACGGTAAAGGAACATTAGTAGGTATGGATATGGAGAATGTAACTCCATCAAATATTTTAAGGTCATCAATGGAAGCTGCAATTTTAGGAATGAGATATGGCCTAGATAGCTTTAAAAAACTAGGCTTTAAACCTAAAGAGATTATCTTAACAGGTGGAGGATCTAAAAGCTTAGTATGGAGACAAATAGCTGCGGATATTATGAATACAACAATTGTTGTAACAGATAACTCTGAAGCTGGAGCTCTAGGAGCTGCAATACAAGCACTTTGGGCTCTGAATCATAAAGAGGGTGGAGAAAAGGATATCCAAAAGCTAGTAAAGGATTACTTAACTAGTAAAAATGAATTACGGTACAAACCCGGAATCGATGTGGCAAAGTATAATGAAGTGTATAAAAATTATATTAAGTACTTAGAAACTCTAAGTGTCGTTTTTAAATAA
- a CDS encoding ABC transporter substrate-binding protein: MKKILMLASLVLLSAGFLLANSNTEKSTTSQDNWDTMAPADFKGKIVLWSFTDEVQGMIPYFNEVYPNIEVESVVIPNADEVYLNKINTTLRSGAGGPDVFTGESAYYKQFIDAGFWEPISDAPYNADELLGDLVPYVPGSTKDANGKVTALSWQATPGALFYRRSIAKEVLGTDDPATVSKYTSDLSKFYELGSMINDKYNGEKFLLAGYSDMSQFIYNLRDEPYVVNNKLNIPQGFYDYMKLSKEMRDNNIESGTTTWQPPWFSSMADASVMCYILPTWGLHYVLKPNAEPEADKGEKEFSGDWGLAVPPASYSWGGTWIGVNSMSNQKMLAYQFVKFIGSNADFLEKWAKKTGDFVSNTKVIEKVKPTFSEPFLGGQNHYEYFAKEAKKIDVSMRGPWDFQIENAWGDQVELYVTGSKTFDEAVADFKKAVSEILPDLDVE; encoded by the coding sequence ATGAAAAAAATTTTGATGTTGGCTAGTTTAGTCCTGTTATCCGCAGGGTTTTTATTGGCAAATTCGAACACCGAAAAATCTACAACTTCCCAGGATAATTGGGACACAATGGCGCCTGCTGACTTTAAGGGTAAAATTGTCCTATGGTCATTTACAGACGAAGTACAGGGTATGATTCCATATTTTAATGAAGTATACCCAAATATTGAAGTTGAATCTGTAGTTATACCAAACGCAGATGAAGTATACCTTAACAAGATTAATACTACTTTAAGATCAGGTGCTGGTGGTCCAGATGTATTTACAGGTGAATCGGCATATTACAAACAATTTATAGACGCGGGATTTTGGGAACCAATTTCAGATGCACCTTACAATGCAGATGAACTTTTAGGAGACCTAGTTCCATATGTTCCAGGATCAACTAAGGACGCTAATGGCAAAGTAACTGCCTTATCATGGCAGGCTACTCCAGGGGCTCTATTTTACAGACGTAGTATAGCAAAAGAGGTATTAGGAACAGATGATCCAGCTACTGTTTCAAAATACACAAGTGACCTTAGTAAATTCTATGAGTTAGGATCAATGATTAATGATAAATATAATGGTGAGAAGTTTTTATTAGCTGGTTATAGCGATATGTCACAATTTATCTACAACCTAAGAGATGAACCATATGTTGTTAATAATAAGTTAAATATTCCTCAAGGGTTTTATGACTACATGAAGTTATCTAAAGAGATGAGGGATAACAATATAGAGAGTGGAACTACTACATGGCAACCACCTTGGTTTTCATCTATGGCAGACGCATCTGTTATGTGTTACATACTTCCAACATGGGGTCTACACTATGTTCTTAAGCCAAATGCTGAGCCAGAAGCAGATAAAGGGGAAAAAGAGTTTTCAGGAGATTGGGGTCTAGCTGTTCCACCAGCATCTTACAGTTGGGGTGGAACATGGATAGGTGTAAATAGTATGAGTAATCAAAAAATGCTTGCATATCAATTTGTTAAGTTCATCGGCTCCAATGCTGATTTCCTTGAAAAGTGGGCTAAGAAGACTGGAGACTTTGTTTCTAATACTAAAGTAATTGAAAAAGTAAAACCAACTTTTTCCGAGCCTTTCCTTGGTGGACAAAATCACTATGAGTACTTTGCTAAAGAAGCTAAAAAAATCGATGTTAGCATGAGGGGTCCATGGGATTTTCAAATCGAAAACGCATGGGGTGACCAGGTTGAACTTTATGTAACTGGTAGTAAAACCTTTGATGAAGCTGTCGCAGACTTTAAAAAAGCAGTATCAGAAATTCTTCCTGATTTAGATGTAGAGTAA
- a CDS encoding helix-turn-helix domain-containing protein → MIYFTGHYNRQIKLLPEVSDFGFIINKTETVYQTFNSCNFSFILRGDGWYVSKGQKIRVTAPAILIQWPGEANNYGPDDTWDEYFIMYKAGYYDLLTNSGIFNINKPVLKLNSFQKCSKLLYEIEHLLKAKNTIFPADRLDLLCWRCINESFLYIPTDKTSSKEKFINKIAENIKADPLGHFDFNLIASSNGMALPTFRRYWLKYIGVAPNRFIGDLKLSLACDLLINSDLLVSEIARELKFQDPLYFSRFFKKKSGFTPREYRETYKFI, encoded by the coding sequence ATGATCTATTTTACAGGACACTATAACCGACAGATTAAACTTCTCCCTGAGGTTTCAGATTTTGGATTTATCATAAACAAAACTGAGACAGTGTATCAGACATTTAACTCATGTAATTTCTCTTTTATTTTAAGGGGAGATGGATGGTATGTTTCTAAAGGGCAAAAAATAAGGGTTACCGCTCCAGCTATATTAATACAGTGGCCTGGGGAAGCAAATAATTATGGACCAGATGATACCTGGGATGAGTACTTTATTATGTATAAGGCAGGTTATTATGACCTTCTAACTAATAGTGGGATTTTTAATATTAATAAACCAGTTCTTAAGTTAAATAGTTTTCAGAAGTGTTCAAAGTTGTTATATGAAATTGAACATCTACTTAAGGCAAAAAATACTATTTTCCCTGCTGATAGGTTAGATCTACTATGTTGGAGGTGTATAAATGAGTCTTTCCTATACATACCAACTGATAAAACTTCATCTAAGGAGAAATTTATTAATAAAATAGCTGAAAATATTAAGGCTGATCCATTAGGTCATTTTGATTTTAACTTGATAGCCAGTAGTAACGGAATGGCTCTACCTACATTTAGAAGGTACTGGTTAAAGTATATTGGTGTTGCTCCAAATAGATTTATTGGGGACTTAAAACTATCTCTAGCATGTGATTTACTAATAAATAGTGATCTTCTGGTTTCAGAAATAGCTAGAGAGTTGAAATTTCAAGATCCTCTATATTTTTCCCGTTTTTTTAAAAAGAAAAGTGGATTTACACCCAGGGAGTACAGGGAGACCTACAAGTTTATTTAA
- a CDS encoding transketolase family protein, whose product MNIEVNKVKQLGDYVRYLSTMGIQRANSGHPGLPLGCADIGISLYGNLMKATSAKPDWMNRDRFILSAGHGSMLVYSLNYIFGYDFSVSDLANFRQLHSKTAGHPEYELELGIETTTGPLGQGFANAVGTAIESKMMAARFNKPDYNLFDYKTYVLMGDGCTMEGMTNEAASIAGSLGLDNLIAIYDDNSVTIDESSMDLFREDVKGRYQALGWEVLEAPLGTDIEDVNNKLATLRDSKSGKPKLLIVKTKIGQGLNSLLGSHKAHGAPVGAKEIAYLVENSDLKSVAGTSDQVEAQELLEKQLLTGDFFNISNFKDALGDVLEKRESYYTSWETMFNDYKTKFPKEYAELLEYRSTGLTQELRSELLNYSAKADATRNTSADVLQIVAKHTQKIIGGCADLVASTKATVKGADYITRDDFSGRNIAFGIREAAMGGIGNGLALSRDFIPFTSTFFTFIDYMKPAVRLASIMKLNHLFVFTHDSIYVGEDGPTHEPIEHLGATRLIPGLYTYRPANDMEMAFSYLEFMENEGPAVILGTRQVLNQKLFGLELDRAKAYEGFKKGGYVLLDTQTTPDITLVGSGSEVSTLLESKEMLESKGKSVRLVSIPCLEKFEEQGSEYVNNILGNGPIYLMEAASHRGNKAFYRDNILVRDITTFGMSGSYKDVSKHFGFVAEAATKEILEFISK is encoded by the coding sequence GTGAATATAGAAGTAAATAAGGTAAAACAATTAGGAGATTATGTAAGATATCTTTCAACTATGGGAATCCAGAGGGCAAATTCAGGGCACCCTGGTCTTCCACTTGGTTGTGCTGATATTGGGATCTCTCTTTATGGGAATTTAATGAAGGCTACATCGGCGAAACCAGACTGGATGAATAGAGATAGGTTTATTTTGTCCGCAGGCCATGGTTCGATGCTAGTATACTCATTAAATTACATTTTTGGTTATGACTTTTCAGTAAGTGATCTTGCAAACTTTAGACAGTTACACTCAAAAACAGCTGGTCACCCTGAGTATGAATTAGAGCTAGGAATAGAGACTACAACAGGACCTCTAGGACAGGGTTTTGCCAACGCTGTAGGAACTGCAATAGAGTCAAAAATGATGGCGGCTAGATTTAATAAACCAGACTATAATCTATTCGACTATAAAACCTATGTATTAATGGGTGACGGATGTACAATGGAAGGAATGACCAATGAGGCAGCATCTATCGCAGGCTCACTTGGTCTAGATAACTTAATAGCAATATATGATGATAATAGTGTAACGATTGACGAGTCATCAATGGATCTTTTTAGAGAGGATGTTAAAGGTAGATACCAAGCTTTAGGTTGGGAAGTTTTAGAGGCACCCCTAGGAACCGATATTGAGGATGTTAATAATAAATTAGCTACTCTTAGGGATTCAAAATCAGGTAAACCTAAACTTTTAATTGTTAAAACAAAAATTGGTCAGGGGCTTAATAGTCTACTTGGTAGTCACAAAGCTCATGGTGCGCCAGTTGGAGCAAAAGAGATTGCCTACTTAGTTGAAAACTCCGATTTAAAATCTGTTGCTGGAACTAGTGATCAAGTTGAAGCCCAAGAGTTATTAGAAAAACAACTTCTAACTGGAGACTTCTTTAATATTTCTAATTTTAAAGATGCTCTTGGTGATGTTTTAGAGAAAAGAGAGTCGTACTATACAAGTTGGGAAACTATGTTTAATGATTATAAAACAAAGTTCCCTAAAGAGTATGCAGAATTACTAGAGTACAGATCTACAGGTTTAACACAAGAGTTAAGATCCGAACTATTAAACTATAGTGCTAAAGCTGATGCAACTAGAAACACATCGGCAGATGTACTACAAATTGTTGCGAAACATACACAAAAAATAATTGGAGGCTGCGCAGATTTAGTAGCTTCAACTAAAGCCACTGTAAAAGGGGCAGACTATATAACAAGGGATGATTTTTCTGGTAGAAACATAGCGTTTGGTATTAGGGAAGCTGCAATGGGTGGTATTGGTAACGGTTTAGCTCTAAGTAGAGATTTTATCCCCTTTACATCAACATTTTTTACATTTATAGACTATATGAAGCCAGCAGTAAGACTAGCTTCAATTATGAAATTAAACCACCTATTTGTTTTTACCCATGACTCAATATATGTAGGGGAAGATGGTCCAACCCATGAGCCTATTGAACATCTAGGGGCAACAAGACTAATTCCAGGACTATATACATATAGACCTGCAAATGATATGGAAATGGCTTTTTCTTATCTTGAATTTATGGAGAATGAGGGGCCAGCTGTAATACTAGGAACAAGACAGGTCTTAAATCAGAAGCTATTTGGTTTAGAACTAGATAGAGCTAAAGCCTATGAAGGATTTAAAAAGGGTGGTTATGTTCTACTTGATACTCAGACTACTCCAGATATTACCCTTGTAGGCTCAGGGTCAGAGGTAAGTACCCTATTAGAGAGTAAAGAGATGCTAGAGTCTAAGGGTAAAAGTGTTAGACTAGTCTCAATACCTTGCTTAGAAAAATTTGAAGAGCAAGGTTCTGAATATGTTAACAATATTCTTGGAAATGGACCAATATATCTAATGGAAGCTGCATCCCATAGGGGTAATAAAGCATTTTATAGAGATAATATTCTAGTAAGGGATATTACAACTTTTGGAATGTCTGGAAGTTATAAAGATGTTTCAAAACACTTTGGTTTTGTTGCGGAAGCTGCTACTAAAGAAATTCTAGAATTTATTAGTAAATAA
- a CDS encoding carbohydrate ABC transporter permease: MFKNFFKNRDNKGYLFILPYFIAMLTFQVYPIIYTFILSMYKPINIVKSEFVGFANFNRVFTNELFYKAIGNTFYIWIMNYIPQIVFALLLGVILTSTKIKGREILRTVYFLPNLVTASSIGVLFAVLLDWRFGTLNHALMKLHIISEPINYLSKGIIVQGSVSFIQWWQWFGYTMIIMMAGLNAISSELYEAAHIDGASRIQAFFKITLPLLKPTLLYVMITSLIGGLQIFDIPKVLTNGRGAPDNSILTMVLYLYNQAFKNFNLGYAAALAYALFIIILILSAFIFKFLGEKE; encoded by the coding sequence GTGTTTAAGAATTTTTTCAAAAATCGTGATAACAAGGGTTATCTATTTATATTGCCATATTTTATAGCAATGCTAACATTTCAAGTATACCCTATAATTTATACATTTATTTTAAGTATGTATAAGCCCATAAATATAGTTAAGAGTGAGTTTGTAGGGTTTGCAAACTTTAACAGAGTATTTACAAACGAGCTTTTCTACAAAGCAATTGGAAATACCTTTTATATATGGATTATGAATTATATTCCACAAATTGTTTTTGCACTCCTGTTAGGTGTAATCTTAACAAGTACAAAAATTAAAGGAAGGGAAATTCTAAGAACGGTCTATTTTTTACCAAATCTGGTTACTGCTTCATCCATTGGTGTATTATTCGCCGTTTTACTAGACTGGAGGTTTGGAACATTAAACCATGCATTAATGAAGTTACATATTATTTCAGAACCAATTAACTATCTATCTAAAGGTATAATTGTCCAAGGTTCTGTTTCATTTATTCAGTGGTGGCAGTGGTTTGGCTACACTATGATAATTATGATGGCTGGATTAAACGCTATATCAAGCGAGCTCTACGAAGCTGCCCACATAGATGGCGCTTCTAGAATACAGGCATTTTTTAAAATAACACTACCCCTACTAAAACCTACACTGCTATACGTAATGATAACCTCACTAATTGGAGGACTGCAAATTTTTGATATTCCTAAGGTATTAACAAATGGTCGGGGAGCACCGGACAACTCAATATTAACAATGGTGTTATATCTATATAATCAAGCATTTAAAAACTTCAACCTAGGTTATGCCGCAGCATTAGCATACGCACTTTTTATTATTATTTTAATTTTATCTGCGTTTATTTTCAAGTTTTTAGGAGAAAAGGAGTAA